The segment atgaaataaaatgaaaacataaggaaatataaaaatttttaagtaataattatataatcttCAAACATCCAtactataataatattatattatattatatatgatatttggATCTactaaaaaaacaaaaaaacatatatatatagaataaatatatagaataaatatatttttaaaatatttcttttttttctttttttttataaccttccatttcaataatatattatattttgttcattcGCCTTTCTTTcgttgtttttcttttttttatattcatcataatatttaagtatatatttttaaaaagaataagcACCGAAATAATTATAAGTTATCATTTACactaaaacatatatatatatatatatatatatatatatatttatttatttatttatacggTTAACATTTAAGAACATTTCCTTTTTGTCTTTaatctttataatatataaattatttttttttataattgtataaaattttaGTTTTGTCAATTTCacatatttgaaaaaaaaaaaaaaaaaaaaaaaaacacatataaataaatatatatatatatatataataaacgaaacatataaatgtaaattattttatgtgtTCCATAATGatagtatacatatatataaaattagaatcttaaaaaaaataaaatatataaatatatatatatatatatatatatatatatatttatatatatataatattataaaacaagGTAAAAATTGTAACTatacttataaaatatatatgtttattatataatcaaaaAGTCATATAtagccaaaaaaaaaaaaaaaaaaattaatatatatatatatatatatatatatatatacatatatatttatatatatatacatatatatttttatttatatatacattcatGACGTGTTACATTTTATGATCGTTTCCATTTGTTGtacattttatatgatatatttttttaagtcGTATTGCTTAATAAAACCTTCCAGCGATTTGTTGACTTTGTCTTTATCAATGACAATAGATTGGTTTACATAATTGTATACATCATAATTAATATCTTCCATAATTTTTTCAATGATTGTATGTAATCGTCTGACACCAATATTTTCTACATAGAAATTCATATCATGTGCTGCATTGGCTATAGTTTCAATAGCATCATCAGTAAATTTGAGATCTATGCCTTCTGTTTTTAGTAGAGCTATATTTTGTTGTAATAAGTTATTATGtgtttttgttaatatatctataaaatCTTTTATGGTTAAACTAGATAATGTAACATGTACTGGTAATCTTCCTTGTAATTCATTTAGCATATCATTAGGTTTAACTCTTTGAAAAGCCCCTGAagctataaataaaatataattagtatttatattaccatattttgtatttataacaCATCCTTCGATTAAAGGAAGAAGATCTCTTTGTACACCTTCAGCACTTGCATCTGGTCCATTATATGAAGAATTAGATTTTGAACAAATTTTATCTATTTCATCTATAAAAACAATTCCTTCTTCTTCTACAGAATTTATAGCTGTTTTTAAAATCGTATCTTGATTTATTGAAGAATCAATTTCTAGttgtaataatttttgtCTTGCTTCCCTAATAGTCATTGTTTTTTTATCACtctgtttatttatattttgatgtattatttttacactTTTGATATTCTGATGATTACTTAAGGCTTCCTTTACAGCATTTTCAACAGAAtcatttgaaaaaatattgttattaatataattaggTATATCTATACTAATAACCTTATCATCTAATGATCCATCTTTCAAATATTTCCTCcagatatttttttcttcttcttttatattacctaataatgaataaagtataatattttcaacaGTTTCTTCAGCTTGTTCTCTGATCTCAATTtcaaattttgttttttgccTTTTTACAGCTATTTCAACCAAATCTTTTATAATTTGATCTACATCTTTACCATGAAATCCAACTTCTGTAAACTTTGTTGCTTCTACTTTAATAAACGGTGCATCGACAAACATAGATATACGTCTTGCTATTTCTGTTTTACCAACACCTGTAGGTCCtatcattaaaatattttttggtATAATATCCTTTTTCATATCATCACTAACTTGTATTCTTCTCCATCTTTGTCGTAATGCATTAGCAACAACTTTTTTAGCTTCACTTTGacctattatatatttattcaaataTTCCACAATCTCATGAGGATATAAACATTTCTTACTACTTTTCCCATTTTTCATttgaaaatttattttactaTCATCTGATTTTATTTCCTCTTTAAGCACATTACCACTTTTCATACTACCACTACTAAAATAATTCTTCTTTccaatattatcattttttaaaacattagAATTATGGTTTGGTACCTCACTTGCAATGGTACTTTTGGGTagttcttcattttttatatctaccttaatatcatatatgtTATCCTTctcttccttttttatatctaccttaatatcatatatattatcatttttttcatcttttatattatattcgtTTGTTTCCTTTTTATGTCCCATAACCTTTTTAACTTTCTTAacatcttcttcttttatttcgttaatattaataatattttccttCGTTATTTTAACCTTGGCAAAATTTTCCATgttctccttttttttatccgATGAATAACTATCTCTCACGATATCATCCTTTCCTGAAATTGACGCATCTGTCTTTTTATCACTTCTTGTGTTCTTACTATGTGTACAAGAAGTAGTATCATCACATgtttcattcatattatctaaattatttatactatttaaattattaatatgttctttttgatctatattttttgatatatcatCTTTCTTTAAAAACATTGTATActtcttttgtttttctcCATGTCGactaaaattattataatcattattattattattatttatatatttacaattattataactattataagaattattaatattattattatttatactatttatactatttatattatttatattattcatactatttatattatttatattgtttatattattaccattaatGTTCACATCTTCCCTTTTTCCATATTCATGTGGATTCATATTATAAGACACATACTCCTTATAATTACATTTTGTTCCTActtcatcataattattcataatatataatttggtCTTATCCTCATTACCATAATTCatttcatcataattatataatatttgttgaccttcatttttttttccatttttattattatcaggttcatattttatatgtattactaAATCATCCCCCTTATCTTTTTGCTTTACATTTATATCagatatatgtacatttttattatttattgaaaAATTGTTTTTTACATTACATTCCTCATTAGACTTATTATGATCAATAactttataattaatattattataattcttattattcttattattttgaattaaCTTATCAAACCTACTGTCATAATTACTCTTGGTACCTgagtttattattttcctacTATTATTTGGAATAAATGTTAAAAGCTTATCATGAATCTTCTCCTTCTCattacttatattttttaaacattgTAAGGAGAAATAAGGATAATTCTTCTTTTGCTTCAAACCGTTAATAAGCTTAATACATTTGTTTGCGTCAAggtttttcattatattcttttctctttctactttttttttttttttttttttaaaaaaagggGTAAAAAAAGTTGtggaaaatgaaataaacaaataataaatatatataaaaaggaaagatgcaaaaaaaaaaaaaaaaaaaaaaaaatatatatatatatatatttatttatttatttattcattcattatatgtatgaaGAAAAATTCCTATcctttcaaatatatataaataaatttatatatatatttatagtcaTATATATTGTGAAAAATCAacatatacaaaaattaaaatatgttataatcacaaatacatattaggaaaaaaattctaaaaaaaaaaaaaaaagtagatttaaataaataaataaaaacataaacataaaaaaaatatgtacatatataatatatatatatatatatatatatatatgtatattttaaatataattgttatatatataatatatatatatataatatatactatatattttatagtaacataatttttacattattttttattagtaATTCATAAGAGGGGAAagcaatattatttaaaaaaaaaaaaaaaagaaaagaaaagaaaagaaaaaggttCATTTGAAtagaaaaattatgaacTGCCAaacttaataaaataaagtatgcatacttataaaaatatggataaaatattatgaatatttaatatatatatatatatttttttttttttttctctttttataaaatatacatacatataatatatatattaatatatttttcttattttctggaatataatatatatatatatatatatataaatatgataatccTATTTGTCATATAcgattaatatatatatttatacatactgcaaaattatataaaatattacacttttataatatttacaaaaaaaaatatattctttttataaaaaaaaaaaaatattatttcttcttttacacaaaaaaaattttttttttttcattataaaaataaaggtgTGTAATGACAATTTTgatttgatatttttttttaatatctcataagaataaatataaaagcattaatatatatatataaagctaaataagaaatacatacatatatatatatatatatatatatatatatatatataatatatatatattatgcatTCGTACTttgtttattcatatttatatattcagaATATAACATATCAATATTTAGtcatacaaaaatatttccccttatgtatttttttttttttttttttttttttttgaaatatctTTTATGTGTATGTAAAAGTTAaaggatatattataaaaaaaataagaaaaaaaaaaaaaaaaggaaaaaaaaaaattatttaaatttttataaaatatgaaaaatattcatatatgtgTGCTATGGTAAAATCCATCACACATCCTTATGACAGATGGGTAATGCAAATATgcatgtttaaaaaaaaatattgtgaattttaattttattctgtattatatatatatatatatatatatatatatataatatttatatatgtatatatatttatatgtgtacattTCTGAATAAGCCACCATATTTACACACACATCAAAAtgtattaaattaatatttagacttgtacatatataatatatgtgtataaaatacttataagaattgtatataaaaaagaagtttacatatatattatatttattttgtgtaACCCTCCAATGAATTTGATTTCATTTTGATTGTTCatctttaataaataatttgatAAACTTAATTATGCtaccatattttttttttttttttttttttttttttatcgaTTTAAAAGTGTTCATATGGTGGAGGAAGTGTGTAATTGGCTTGTTgctaaataagaaaaaaataaaaaataaataaataaataaatatatatatatatatatatatatacacattcaATATAtgtcatttttaatatgtgtCGTCTATCTCTCCATTTCTTTCATTCACCCTAATACAATTATAGTCCATATTATTCTTTGCTCCTTCCTCATATTCCATATAAAACTTTTTAACGTTTTCATCAATATTTGAAAACATTTGCtaaggataaaaaaaaaaggaaaaaaaaaaagtaaataatataaaacaaaataaatttacacacaaaaaacaaatgataaaggtttataatataaaagaattataataactaaataaaaatttgtatGCTAAATgtttaagaaaaattaatatatatatatatatatttatttatttataacataGAAGTTCTTTCTTCAAACCTGTAATCTTATTTTATGCCCAGGTAACCAATTAAccttattaaatttttcaaTGTCATCTAAAATGTGGACattcaaatataataaggattccatctaaaaaaaaaaaaaaaaaaaaaatatatatatatatatatatatatatatatatagatatatacatatatgtttatatttatgtatactAAAATATCCTAAGTATTAACTTTTAACGTACACTATCAAATCCAACGTTGATAAAATGTTTAGCAATTTCGGTTGTTAACTTTTGACTCTTAAAAAATTCAAtgactaattttttttccttttccaaTTCAATatctaataaaattaaaagatatatatatatatattagatacaaataaaaaaaatttttttttttttttttttttttttttatatatcataccAACATCCCATACATGAGCAAATCCTCTTAAATGCGACCCATAATTTTTGCACAAAAAATCTACCATAAAATGAATGACATTTTTTGGTTGCTGCTTCTCAATTtccttaaaataaaaataaataaataaatatatatatatatatttatatatataattattcagctatttttttatcttcctTCAACAGTAAAATAAACTATCCATAAATACCTCCGATAAACAATTCAGAAGCTTTGAAACTGCTCTACGCGAATAATTCTTTGGTGACATCTTCTTAACCAACtatgaaaaggaaaaatataacataaatatgttatgaaatatatgtaatatatatctatataatattacaattaATATGTTCTTGTTCGGGTAGATACTTTTGTGAGGACTTCAAAGTATATGTACTATCAAATTAATATGAGAAAAATACACATAagcttaaaaaatatatatatatatatatatatatatatatatatatatgtatgtgttttttatttttaaacctatgtatattatacacACTCCAaactattattttatttttttttatttttttttgtcttttaattatttaacacattaaaatatttaatcatatatatgcatttattttatattattcccCTTTTAATTGACCAAGCAAAGTaaattatatcataaaatatatattggaaATAGCATAAGATTTATAGATATAGATAGATAAAATTAAagttataattataagaatatgtaattataaatatatattataacataacaattttatatatagagaTTAATTTTCCAATTTTAAtcaaatcaaaaaaatacacattttaacaaaataaaaaggaatttataaaaaaaaaatatatatatatataattgccTTTCAGTATGttattctttatatgttattattattttattatttttccacATAtcgtatttatataaaaaaaaaaaaaaaaagaaaacaaaacaatTTCACATATTAAccctatacatatatatatatatatatatatataaatttacacattttaatttattacaaaatttCTATTTTGCGGACacattaacatatatttattatttttaaggaaattatattttttttttcaaacttttattacatattgaaaataataaaaatattgtgcacttgtatatttattatattttatttttgtactattcatatattatattatattatattatacttaatatattttccttttttttaaaatattttatttatcataaatACACTGTAGCGCACAcggccaaaaaaaaaaaaaaaaaaaacaacatacaattatataattatattattaattatatataatattacaatttattatatatatatataatacaaaatttataatttcaatTTTAACTCATAAATTTACAAATCATTTTGTATTAAAAATTGGCATAAGAAAATGtaattagaaaaatataaactcgtacttttaaataaataaataaatatatatatatatatatatatatatattttattttaaggaATATATCTTTCAATTATTATTCATCGCAATTATAAAGCTTCagatgacaaaaaaaaaaacgaaatatatataatatatatgatatatatatttatatatacatattatattttattaatcttATTTGGAAATTTAAAGAATGTCTAAATATTCatgatcataaaaaaaataaaatatataagtatataagaaaaataacaTCAATATACTTATAAACTTAAAAGTATTTTATCTTAACCAATTTCATATTGAATACTAAAATATAACagattaaaaaatttaacaaaaatatatatgctgcttggatatattaatgtacttatatattatgttgtCCGTCCATTCTCTTTATCAAATTTTTTatggaataaaaaaaaaaaaaagtaaaaaaattaataatatatatataatacataattcTCTACAtagttatattttaatttgatTAGTTATACAAAGAAAAAGTAATaacataaatgaaaaaaaaaaaaaatttttcatcttgtttattgtttttattttatttcttttgtcaattattttaataaaacgtacaaaatataaatcaaaaaaaagatagcttttatatataaataaataataatatatatgtttttttttttttttttttttttttttgtatcatAAGGAAGATtctgttatatttttctttctcaatttttatctttcaaaaaatttctttattataggCAAATAACGCAATATTGagatgtattattttttaagagaatatatttttatacattaaCTTTGAAGGATATGCATATTAAATACACTAActaaaattaagaaaaaaatatgataaaaataacataactgcatttatattttttaatatatgtataataattctatattatataaatatatatatagtagtattttttatatatttgttcttttctgaaatatgaaatatataaaaataaaatataaattataaaaacatgtattttttttatacatgaTATCATCATATcgtattatacataataaataaatatatatatatatatatatatatatatatatatatatatatatatataatatatatata is part of the Plasmodium falciparum 3D7 genome assembly, chromosome: 9 genome and harbors:
- a CDS encoding ATP-dependent protease ATPase subunit ClpY, yielding MKNLDANKCIKLINGLKQKKNYPYFSLQCLKNISNEKEKIHDKLLTFIPNNSRKIINSGTKSNYDSRFDKLIQNNKNNKNYNNINYKVIDHNKSNEECNVKNNFSINNKNVHISDINVKQKDKGDDLVIHIKYEPDNNKNGKKNEGQQILYNYDEMNYGNEDKTKLYIMNNYDEVGTKCNYKEYVSYNMNPHEYGKREDVNINGNNINNINNINSMNNINNINSINSINNNNINNSYNSYNNCKYINNNNNNDYNNFSRHGEKQKKYTMFLKKDDISKNIDQKEHINNLNSINNLDNMNETCDDTTSCTHSKNTRSDKKTDASISGKDDIVRDSYSSDKKKENMENFAKVKITKENIININEIKEEDVKKVKKVMGHKKETNEYNIKDEKNDNIYDIKVDIKKEEKDNIYDIKVDIKNEELPKSTIASEVPNHNSNVLKNDNIGKKNYFSSGSMKSGNVLKEEIKSDDSKINFQMKNGKSSKKCLYPHEIVEYLNKYIIGQSEAKKVVANALRQRWRRIQVSDDMKKDIIPKNILMIGPTGVGKTEIARRISMFVDAPFIKVEATKFTEVGFHGKDVDQIIKDLVEIAVKRQKTKFEIEIREQAEETVENIILYSLLGNIKEEEKNIWRKYLKDGSLDDKVISIDIPNYINNNIFSNDSVENAVKEALSNHQNIKSVKIIHQNINKQSDKKTMTIREARQKLLQLEIDSSINQDTILKTAINSVEEEGIVFIDEIDKICSKSNSSYNGPDASAEGVQRDLLPLIEGCVINTKYGNINTNYILFIASGAFQRVKPNDMLNELQGRLPVHVTLSSLTIKDFIDILTKTHNNLLQQNIALLKTEGIDLKFTDDAIETIANAAHDMNFYVENIGVRRLHTIIEKIMEDINYDVYNYVNQSIVIDKDKVNKSLEGFIKQYDLKKYII